DNA sequence from the Manihot esculenta cultivar AM560-2 chromosome 11, M.esculenta_v8, whole genome shotgun sequence genome:
AAATTAtggaaataaaatgaaaaaaagagtTGGTTGGGTCATGGCATAGATAATTAAATGTTTGGTTGGTAGAAGATGGTACTACGGACAGTTGTTAGTTTCTTCACGCTTTTTGtttaaaaccctattttttctCTTCTGCTTTTATTGCATTTAGAAGAGATAGCTCACCAACCAACAGCGCGGGCCAGCTTTAGCGtcctcaatttaaaattaaatcgaaccgaatcgatttgatttaatttaatttaattaatttaaatttttaataaattttttattttttattttttatttttaatattttaaaatttaattaaaatattttaattttaatataatctgatttttttatattatttaaaataatatattattattactaatcgatttgatttaatttttttaattaaaatcaaactaaattaaaataatttttaaaattaaaaattaaatcaaagcgaaataaataaaaaatcaaactaaaattttaaattaaattaattcgataaattttttcaaaccAAAATCCTTCTTATCTCAAACGGAAAATCACCTTTTGCTTTCCTCCACCACTGAATTCCAGTATCCAACAAACAAATTAATCTTTTCTAAAattctgaaataaaaataaaagaaaattttgcttATTTCAAATCAGAATAAATTGCtctaaaaaaatactataaaattaaagatatttAAATATAGTTTGTTACAGTCTTCATCTAAAAAATGCAGTTTGCTTTTCTTTAATCATATAAATTTTCATCTAATTTCTACACTCTTCAAACCAACATTaccattaatttaataatttaattaatatataatttgaatttttaagtgTTTCATTATGAAAAAGTGGAAAAGGCTAATGATTGATTTGAAAGAATAATTTAAAGAGTCATTAAGCTGCGTAGAGTTGGCTCTTGCActatattattgttattattttattattaatattattaatcaaCTATTAGTTTATCTTTACCTGCTGCGCAGCGTAGCAACTACCATAATATGACCCTTTTGAGATCTGATAAGAGGCTTACAAAGCTCTACTTTCCCGGGAAGAAAATCAATAGAAAAATCATAAACTTACTaggaaaacaaaagaaaaagttgTACTTGAATGGGTGGAAAAACGTTCATCAATTATAACCACCTGTACTAGCagtgtatatatatttataaaatttatgctCTAATAATGATACAGATTAgagaaaatatagaaaatttagACAGATTTTCAATCTAATAACAAACCCTTTTCTCATTTCTCTCAATTTCTTTTCAGCTACAAGATCAAGAATAGTTTCGTATCTTATTTCATCTCCAGGCTTCTATAATCCAAAACACCACTTTTCGTGGCTAAGAAGTCGTAGCCAGAGTTACTGCTCCCACTGCTACTGGAACCCAGATTGCAACTGCAGTCTTTGCTGTTTTGTAGCCCCAGCCTGCAAGCAAAACAAAGACCTCTGGCTCCAGTTTTCATAGCCTCCGGCTGCTGGCTTTGGTATGGAAGGCTGATTCTAAGTTCAAGATTCAAGTCTGGACACCTTTCTTGAATTgggtttttttcttctttacatACAGCTGCAGTTGTGCAGATAATCttgtctttttcttctttaacaTGGCTGAAAGATATTGTTGTTGTCGTCGTTGCTGCTACTGCTGATTCCTGTGCCGGCTCGTGGAGTGGCCTGTGAGTTGCAGGATCTATTCCTCTGTTCAAAAGCTTTCTTCTTATGTGTGTGTtccaataattttttatctcaTTATCTGTTCTTCCTGGTAATCTCCCAGCTATAAGAGACCATCTGCaagaaaatgtttaaaaaataaagaataccCATTAGCCTCAAGACCATCAACAGCTTGTGGGAGCAAAGTAATTTTGTTTGATGATTTAGTTAGGCTCTTACTTGTTGCCAAGGAGGCTGTGGAGTTTGATAATgagttcatcttcttcttcagtGAAATTCCCACGTTTAAGGTCAGGTCTTAAATAGTTGATCCAACGAAGTCTGCAACTTTTGCCACATCTAAGAAGGCCAGCAGCTTTAGGAAGAGAACGCCAGCAACCTTCACCATGAGCTCTAATATAAGCAATAAGAcgatcatcttcttctttggtCCATGCACCTTTATTTGTATGAGCTTTTTCACAGCAAGGAGACCTTCCCATTTTGaagtagaagaagaagcagTATCAGCTATcacttaaattttcttttttcaaaacaaaaaagaaTTTCTTAGTGAATTTGGTGGAAAATGGAGGCCGTTaagttcttggagttgttgctgGAACATTAAGGCCGGCCCTTGAGAGGAGGTGAGATGGGATTTTATATAGGCTTTTgactgagagagagagagagagagagagagagataattTCTTCTAGATGTGAGTTGGTGAGAGAGGTTAGAGGGAGTGGCTGGTGGCCTGTGTCTTGATGATATTAGCAATAGCATCAATCATATAATAAGTTAAAACGACATTAACTATGGGTAACCTTCAGGTAGGTGTAAAGTAAGGTATGTTAAAAGTATAGGCAACACATACGCTGTACAGCTCGCTCTCTCTCATTTCTTTTAATATCTAGACAATTTTGCCCTGAAaaagtgaaaatttttttaaaacttgagAGCACTCTTATCCTTTAATGATATGTCCtatttaaatctaaattaattaaattagtgaattttaaatggtatataaaaaaattatttaaataaaaaaaactttaatttaattgatattcTCAAAAATCATCCCTACACATTAATAACATTTACATACCAAAATTTATGTAGGAGTAGTGCTAATATAGTCTACATTATTTATatggataaatttattatttattctttgTACTATAAAAAATCCTTTTAGTAAGTCtcttgatttaaaaaatatattaaaatattattaataagtcttaTGTTAATTTTAGGTATTAATtgctttaatatttaatttttatagtatgaataaatttattaattggtgattcaat
Encoded proteins:
- the LOC110625916 gene encoding myb-related protein 308 yields the protein MGRSPCCEKAHTNKGAWTKEEDDRLIAYIRAHGEGCWRSLPKAAGLLRCGKSCRLRWINYLRPDLKRGNFTEEEDELIIKLHSLLGNKWSLIAGRLPGRTDNEIKNYWNTHIRRKLLNRGIDPATHRPLHEPAQESAVAATTTTTISFSHVKEEKDKIICTTAAVCKEEKNPIQERCPDLNLELRISLPYQSQQPEAMKTGARGLCFACRLGLQNSKDCSCNLGSSSSGSSNSGYDFLATKSGVLDYRSLEMK